A single genomic interval of Porphyromonas sp. oral taxon 275 harbors:
- a CDS encoding helix-turn-helix transcriptional regulator: MKEKRYTTDQEQIARFAKAMGHPTRMAILAFLAKQDSCFFGDIHEELPIAKATVSQHLKELKEAGLIQGEIETPKVRYCINWENWELARKLFAAFLGDCKCKGTSCSE; encoded by the coding sequence ATGAAAGAGAAGCGGTACACAACAGATCAGGAACAGATTGCTCGGTTTGCCAAAGCAATGGGACATCCGACACGGATGGCTATTCTTGCTTTCTTGGCAAAACAAGATAGTTGCTTCTTCGGTGATATTCACGAAGAACTACCTATTGCTAAAGCAACCGTTTCGCAGCATTTGAAAGAATTGAAAGAAGCTGGCTTAATTCAGGGGGAAATAGAAACGCCCAAAGTCCGGTATTGTATAAACTGGGAGAACTGGGAACTTGCCCGAAAATTGTTTGCGGCTTTTTTAGGGGACTGTAAGTGCAAGGGTACATCGTGCAGTGAATAA
- a CDS encoding cation transporter produces the protein MHQYISKFNVPKMDCPCEENLIRLKLGNSPLVERLDFDLAERTLVVIHHGEVKSIQEQLETLNLGAKLTASSLCDEAKSETTSKVQRRVLCWVLVINFLCFIIEATTGIISQSMGLVADSLDMLADALVYGMSLMAVGTTIARQQKVAKLSGYLQISLAVLGLIEVIKRFMGLETPPDFLVMIVISFIALIANTASLWLLQRTKSKEAHIQASVIFSANDVIVNIGVIVAGLLVGLLNSNAPDLIIGIIVFLIVIRGAIRILKLSK, from the coding sequence ATGCACCAATATATCTCTAAGTTCAATGTTCCAAAGATGGATTGCCCATGCGAGGAAAATTTAATCCGTCTGAAATTAGGCAATAGCCCCTTAGTGGAGCGTCTCGATTTCGACTTGGCGGAAAGAACCTTAGTTGTCATCCATCACGGGGAAGTGAAGTCGATTCAGGAACAGCTTGAAACATTAAACCTCGGTGCCAAGCTAACAGCATCTTCTCTCTGCGATGAAGCAAAGTCTGAAACCACCTCCAAAGTTCAGAGACGGGTGTTGTGTTGGGTGCTTGTCATCAATTTTTTATGTTTCATCATAGAAGCCACAACAGGCATCATCTCCCAGTCGATGGGCTTGGTCGCAGACAGTTTGGATATGTTGGCAGATGCTTTGGTTTACGGCATGAGTCTGATGGCTGTTGGAACAACTATAGCCCGTCAGCAAAAAGTAGCAAAACTCAGTGGCTACCTTCAAATTTCACTGGCTGTATTGGGGCTCATCGAAGTTATCAAACGCTTTATGGGCCTCGAAACGCCCCCAGACTTTTTAGTTATGATTGTCATCTCGTTCATTGCACTAATCGCCAATACAGCCTCTCTATGGTTGTTACAGCGCACAAAGAGCAAGGAGGCCCACATACAAGCCAGTGTTATTTTCTCAGCCAACGATGTCATTGTCAATATAGGAGTCATCGTTGCAGGGCTGTTGGTTGGACTATTGAACAGCAACGCCCCTGATTTGATCATAGGCATCATTGTCTTTCTCATCGTCATTAGAGGCGCGATACGCATACTGAAACTCTCAAAGTAA
- the arsA gene encoding arsenical pump-driving ATPase, whose translation MKTFNLSDIDLTKYLFFTGKGGVGKTSIACATAVGLADNGKKILLISTDPASNLQDVFNQTLNGHGTDIQEVPSLTVVNLDPEEAAAEYRESVIAPFGGQLPESVIQNMEEQLSGSCTVEIAAFNQFSDFITDADKAKEYDHIIFDTAPTGHTLRMLQLPSAWSTFISESTHGASCLGQLSGLEERKGIYKQAVETLSDANATRLILVSRPEIAPLKEAARSSHELQLLGIKNQLLVINGLLLQLDEADNVSKQIYDRQQNALKQTPAELLEYPSYYVPLRSYNLSDIANIRRMLYNDNLTNDANYQRINDAKGMDELVNDLYQSGKRVVFTMGKGGVGKTTLATEIALKLTKLGAKVNLTTTDPANHLNYNLAVQAGITVSRIDEAEVLEAYKNEVRSKAAETMTAEDMGYIEEDLRSPCTQEIAVFRAFAEIVDKAEKEVVVIDTAPTGHTLLLLDATESYHKEVQRTQGDTPASVRKLLPRLRNPQETEIVIVTLPEATPVFEAERLQMDLQRAGINNKWWVVNACLSLTGTENSFLRAKAQNELAWIKKVEELSKGNAALIAWKNN comes from the coding sequence ATGAAGACATTTAACTTATCAGATATAGATTTGACGAAATACCTTTTCTTCACCGGAAAGGGCGGTGTTGGAAAAACTTCGATTGCTTGTGCGACTGCGGTAGGCTTGGCAGATAATGGAAAGAAAATACTTCTTATCAGTACAGACCCGGCTTCAAACCTGCAAGATGTGTTTAATCAAACACTGAACGGACACGGCACGGATATTCAAGAAGTACCCAGCTTAACGGTCGTTAATCTCGATCCGGAAGAGGCTGCAGCCGAATACAGAGAAAGCGTTATTGCTCCTTTCGGGGGACAACTGCCCGAAAGTGTAATTCAGAATATGGAAGAACAACTTTCAGGCTCTTGTACGGTAGAAATTGCGGCTTTCAACCAGTTTTCCGATTTTATCACGGATGCTGATAAAGCAAAAGAGTACGACCATATTATCTTTGATACAGCTCCCACGGGACACACGTTACGAATGTTACAACTACCATCAGCGTGGAGTACATTCATTAGTGAGAGTACGCACGGTGCATCTTGTTTAGGTCAATTATCCGGTTTGGAAGAACGGAAAGGTATCTATAAGCAAGCAGTTGAAACACTTTCGGATGCAAACGCAACCCGCTTAATATTGGTTAGCCGTCCTGAAATCGCTCCATTGAAAGAAGCCGCACGTTCTTCACATGAATTGCAATTACTCGGAATTAAAAACCAGCTATTGGTAATCAATGGGCTTTTGCTGCAATTAGATGAAGCCGATAATGTATCAAAACAGATATATGACAGGCAGCAAAATGCCCTGAAACAGACCCCTGCGGAACTGCTGGAATATCCGTCTTATTATGTTCCTTTGCGGTCATACAATCTATCTGATATTGCGAATATCCGCCGGATGCTTTACAATGATAATCTAACAAATGATGCGAACTATCAGCGGATTAACGATGCCAAAGGGATGGATGAACTGGTAAACGACCTCTATCAATCAGGAAAAAGGGTTGTTTTTACTATGGGAAAAGGTGGCGTGGGAAAAACCACTTTAGCCACTGAAATCGCCTTGAAATTAACAAAACTGGGAGCAAAGGTGAATCTTACCACGACTGATCCGGCAAACCATCTGAATTATAACCTGGCTGTTCAGGCTGGCATTACGGTAAGCCGGATTGACGAAGCGGAAGTGTTGGAAGCCTATAAAAACGAGGTTCGCAGTAAAGCTGCGGAAACAATGACAGCCGAAGATATGGGATATATTGAAGAAGATTTGCGTTCACCGTGTACGCAGGAAATTGCAGTATTCCGAGCTTTTGCTGAAATTGTTGATAAAGCAGAAAAAGAAGTCGTAGTCATTGACACCGCGCCTACCGGACACACTTTGTTATTGCTGGATGCAACGGAAAGTTACCATAAGGAAGTACAACGTACACAAGGCGACACTCCCGCTTCCGTAAGAAAGCTGTTACCACGTTTAAGAAACCCACAGGAAACAGAAATTGTTATTGTGACCCTGCCCGAAGCAACACCCGTATTTGAAGCCGAACGTTTGCAAATGGACTTACAACGTGCCGGGATTAATAATAAATGGTGGGTCGTGAATGCTTGCTTGTCATTAACAGGTACCGAAAATTCTTTCTTGCGGGCAAAGGCGCAAAATGAATTGGCTTGGATTAAGAAAGTAGAAGAATTATCAAAGGGAAATGCTGCCCTGATAGCTTGGAAAAACAACTAA
- a CDS encoding arsenate reductase ArsC, giving the protein MKILILCTGNSCRSQMAHGFLQSFDNKPDVFSAGTKPAEKVNPMAVKVMDEMGIDLTHHTPKSVNLYIGQEWDYVITVCGGANESCPMFTGEVRNRLHIGFDDPSEATGTPEFINSEFHRVRDEIKARFYQFYIDHIQGKQE; this is encoded by the coding sequence ATGAAGATTTTAATTCTTTGTACAGGAAATAGCTGCCGCAGCCAAATGGCACATGGCTTTTTGCAATCATTTGACAATAAACCGGATGTCTTTTCAGCAGGGACAAAACCTGCTGAAAAGGTTAATCCGATGGCGGTAAAGGTTATGGATGAAATGGGTATAGATTTAACCCACCATACCCCTAAAAGTGTAAACCTATATATAGGACAGGAATGGGACTATGTTATTACGGTCTGCGGTGGGGCAAACGAAAGCTGCCCAATGTTTACGGGTGAAGTAAGGAACAGGCTGCATATAGGATTTGACGACCCATCAGAAGCAACCGGAACGCCGGAGTTTATAAACAGTGAATTTCATCGGGTACGGGATGAAATAAAAGCACGCTTCTATCAGTTCTACATCGACCATATCCAAGGAAAACAAGAATAA
- the arsD gene encoding arsenite efflux transporter metallochaperone ArsD, producing the protein MKKIEIFDPAMCCPTGLCGANISPELMRIAVVIETLKKQGIIVTRHNLRDEPQVYVSNKTVNEHLQKHGADALPITLVDGEIAVSKTYPTTKQMSEWTGINLDFMPVK; encoded by the coding sequence ATGAAGAAGATAGAAATTTTCGACCCCGCAATGTGTTGCCCTACGGGTCTTTGTGGAGCAAATATTAGTCCTGAATTAATGCGCATTGCGGTTGTTATTGAAACGTTGAAGAAACAGGGTATCATCGTTACCCGTCACAATTTACGTGACGAACCGCAAGTATACGTAAGTAATAAGACGGTAAACGAGCATCTGCAAAAACATGGAGCGGATGCACTGCCGATTACTTTAGTGGACGGTGAAATCGCTGTTTCAAAAACCTATCCCACCACCAAACAAATGAGTGAATGGACGGGTATCAATTTGGATTTTATGCCAGTAAAATGA